One window of the Salvia splendens isolate huo1 chromosome 1, SspV2, whole genome shotgun sequence genome contains the following:
- the LOC121796019 gene encoding uncharacterized protein LOC121796019 codes for MEHPFFPTTTTRAEALRWLTISEKLLSARDLMGSKSFAARARDSDPTLTPADQILAVVDTLLAGDRRIGNNQEDWYAILRLTPQQGRELELVASQYRSLAIVLNPQQNKFPFSDQAFRLVVDAWSVLSNPTRRSLYDQEISFYLHPQPDPYSNPLPPLNQNFIFNGGSSSTGLVPPQQSSALPFSQVQVHASTHVDPVTVGSTMHFNSGSHLGAKISKETPCAANAAASPPAQNNSSVDERNSRNLNVGEAERDEEEEEMEAEGNDDGSTLWTACPYCYYMYEYPNLYADCTLRCQNCKKAFQAVVIPSPPPVVDGQDVYFCCWGFIPMGFSMENWEKNKGAASSWTPFSPMFNTRMPPRKSPAPRIYFDDDEVFVEVSESSESDDDNWNKDAEKRNKKARVVKGKGANGTPGRSARKARVDKGKNVDDSVPPNGVETPNKTAAESSKKVPATNARKQPSRVAKNFEKLDLNVEFSNEAEEAAPRAKQGNGSSCGEDDNIEGIGFFEGLDEFLSSLPILNVVGDDKAVKAV; via the coding sequence ATGGAGCACCCATTTTTCCCGACGACCACCACGCGCGCGGAGGCCCTGCGGTGGCTTACAATCTCGGAGAAGCTTCTGTCGGCGCGTGACCTGATGGGGAGCAAGTCGTTCGCCGCCCGCGCGCGCGACTCCGACCCCACGCTCACCCCCGCCGATCAAATCCTCGCCGTCGTCGACACCCTCCTCGCCGGAGACCGCCGGATCGGAAACAACCAGGAGGACTGGTACGCGATCCTCCGCCTCACGCCGCAGCAGGGCCGCGAATTGGAGCTCGTGGCCTCCCAGTACCGCAGCCTCGCCATCGTCCTAAACCCTCAGCAGAATAAATTCCCCTTCTCCGACCAGGCCTTCCGCCTCGTGGTCGATGCGTGGAGCGTGCTCTCCAATCCTACGAGGAGATCCCTCTACGACCAAGAAATATCCTTCTACTTGCACCCTCAACCAGACCCGTATAGCAATCCCCTTCCGCCATTGaaccaaaatttcattttcaacgGGGGCAGCAGCTCGACCGGCCTCGTGCCTCCGCAGCAAAGCAGCGCCCTTCCCTTTTCACAAGTTCAGGTACATGCAAGCACTCACGTCGACCCGGTTACCGTCGGGTCGACCATGCATTTTAATTCGGGTAGTCATCTAGGTGCCAAAATAAGTAAGGAGACGCCGTGTGCAGCAAATGCTGCTGCTTCTCCACCTGCACAAAATAACTCTAGCGTTGATGAGAGAAATAGTCGCAACTTGAATGTGGGAGAGGCCGAGCGAgatgaagaggaggaggaaaTGGAGGCAGAAGGAAATGATGACGGATCGACTCTCTGGACTGCATGCCCTTATTGCTATTATATGTATGAGTATCCTAATCTGTATGCTGACTGTACACTGCGGTGCCAGAATTGTAAGAAAGCGTTTCAGGCGGTGGTAattccgtcgccaccgccggtGGTGGATGGACAAGATGTGTACTTTTGCTGCTGGGGCTTTATACCAATGGGGTTTTCTATGGAGAATTGGGAGAAAAACAAGGGTGCTGCCTCATCTTGGACTCCCTTTTCACCTATGTTCAATACTAGAATGCCTCCACGGAAGAGCCCGGCTCCTAGGATATATTTTGATGACGATGAGGTTTTTGTTGAGGTTTCAGAGTCAAGTGAGTCTGATGATGATAATTGGAATAAGGATGCAGAGAAAAGGAACAAGAAAGCAAGGGTTGTTAAAGGAAAGGGGGCTAATGGGACGCCCGGTAGAAGTGCTAGGAAAGCACGTGTGGATAAGGGGAAGAATGTCGACGATTCAGTACCTCCAAACGGGGTGGAGACCCCTAATAAAACAGCAGCCGAGTCGAGCAAAAAAGTGCCAGCTACTAATGCTAGAAAACAACCTTCCAGAGTTGCTAAGAATTTCGAGAAGTTGGATTTGAATGTGGAATTCAGCAACGAAGCTGAGGAGGCAGCTCCTAGAGCGAAGCAAGGGAATGGGTCAAGCTGCGGGGAGGATGATAACATTGAAGGGATTGGATTTTTTGAGGGCCTTGATGAATTCCTTAGCAGTCTCCCCATTCTTAATGTCGTAGGTGATGATAAGGCTGTCAAGGCTGTGTAA